The sequence cagcCTGGCTCTAGCCTCTTTGTGCCCTCCTTTCTGGTATTTAGAGACATGGGTAAGATcccctctgagcctcctcttctccaggctgaacagtcccagcccTCTCAGCCTTCCCTCACAAGACAGATGGGAGTGCATTTTTTCCCAGGCCTGGAGTCCTCTCCACTGGTTTCATGCAGGCccaggctgggaggcaggaCCGGAGGAGCCACTGCCTGCTGGGGTCTGAGCACTGGGGTGGAGGAGGCAGACGTGGCTCTGATGTTCTCTGCCTGGgcctggggcagccctgggcaggggaCAAGGGGCTTGATGGGGGCtgtggcaggagcagcaggtgccCAGGCCTCACGGTGTTCCTGTGCTGGGGACTCATATCATCCTTCTTCTCCGACAGAGTGAGCAGAGGACCATCTGGAGAAGCCCCAGCACTTCTGGAATTGGGTTTGGGGAGCGTTTGCTGCCATATCACTGTATCTGTAATGAAGCGCAGGGCCCCTGACATGAGGAAGAAAGGTGAGAGTAAAGTGATCCCATATCCCCCTTTGGCTGGGGGCTGGGCCAAGGGAGTTTCAGGATGGTCTGTGTGTGCTCAGTGATTGTGGCCTATGTTCTTCCCTCTCCAGTGTGTGTGCTGTGCAACCGTGCTGATTAAGACCCAGATATTTATGGTCAAAAAAGTGAGAATCGTGGTCTCTGCACGTATGAGAATTGCCTGGTGAGTTTCCCTCGGGTTGCCCACAGACTTCCCTTGGTTCTACAGCCTGTCAgtccccagcctggcaggatcagggtgtggggctgtgctCAAAGGCCATGTCCCGCCCAGTCCCTCTCTCAGCACCAGCCAGCACTAGCTGTCCCTGCCTCACCCACCTAAGAAGCTCCTGGGATATCCTGTTTTTCAGTATCTGGCCAGTGGGCTTTCTTCAAACCAAGCAAGAAGCAGTGAAGCGTACAACATCCTCCCTGAGGATATCCAAAGGGTAGTGAAACAGGCAACCAGGAAGGTAAAGACCACTAAGGGGCATATGGAGTGTGCCAGAATGGATTTGTGGGAAATCAGCCTGTTCCTTGGGAAGAAAATTCCAgtgtttcagtgagttccaggAAACACAAGTCGCAGGAGCTTCATAGAGGCTCCAGCACAAGCAGAAACTGCAGTCCACAAGCTGGATCTGCAGGATATTACCCAGCAGTGGCTGGATCCCCACAACCCTAGCAAAAGCCCTGGGGGCTCTGAGCACACCCCTAAGgcggtgctgctgtgctctttGCAGATGTGCTATGTCTGTGGTGAGAGGGGAGCCACCATTACCGGCCAGCAGAAGAGCTGTAAACACAGCTTCCATTACCCCTGTGGCTATGAAAATGGATGCATCTCCCAGTTCTTTGGGCAGTACAGGTAAAGGATGATGGTCCTCATGCTGGGCCTCCTCTGTCTCTGTCATCCACCTCCTAGCACTGGCCAGGCAAATAAGGAACCTTCTTGTTACGCCCTCTGGGACACCTTCAAGTGCCTTTCTCAAGCCAGAGCCAGGATATGGAGAGATCATAGATGTCCCCTACGCTGCACTCTTTGTATGGGAGCCATGCAGGATGGTCCACCTACAGCAATGCCCTGCAAATCCTTTGTTGTTAGCATCCACAGAGATGATGAAGGGAAATCCATGGGGAGGGAACAGGGGCTTGCATACAGTGCCCGCCAACAGTTGGCCACTACATCCATTATGGGTAAAATTGCCCAGAACTAAGAAGGACTTGGCACTTCCTGTCACTGCCTATGTCTCCTTCTATATTCTACTTAGGTCCTTCTGCCAGGAGCACAACCCAGCACAGACAGTGGAGGTGCAACAAGGTGGGGAAACCTTGTGCGTCATTTGCCTGGAGTGTGTAGGAGACAAACTCTCCTACCACACCACGGTGTGCCCCAACTGCAGGCAGGCCTGGTTCCACCGGGGTTGCATCCAGGTACGAGGCCCTTCCAGTGCTCCTGAGGCATGGCAGGTGCCTGACAAAGGTGCCGCACTCACACTGCTTGTCTGTTCTTCTTCTGCAGCCATAGGCTTTCCACGCTGGGCTGCTTTGTTTCCGGTGCCCGCAGTGTAATGACAGGGAGAAATTCCTGCCAGAAACGTCATCCCTGGGGATCCAAGTCCCCACCAGGTGAGTtctcctctgtgcttccactGTGCCCACAAGACAGACGAGCCATGCTGAGGAAGGCCAGAGGCTCTCTACCCAAGCTCTTTCTCTAATAATAGTgaagggaggggaggtgggCTGCTAGGCAGGGATGGCCCAGGCCACAGGAACCTATCCTGCTGAGCAAGTAAGTAGGTGCTTGTGGGTATCCACATGGAAGGAATTTACTCCTCCCAGGACTTGTCTGAAAGTTTTTTCTCAGTGCTTGAATGAACTTATTGCCTCCATGCTCATGTGGGGCAAAGGGagcccctgcctccctcctagttttcttctgaaacccCTGAGGCACTGACAACAGAGGTGCAAGATCATCTGTGTTTAGAAATGCAGAGTGGCTGCGTGGGCCTCCCAGGGTACCCCCGTGCTCAAGTGTGCTGCTGTCGTAGTGGCCTGAGGAGGTTGAAATGGGGACCCAAAGGGCAGGGCATCCTTTTCTGCCTTATGCCTGGTGCAGGGGAGGCTCATCACCATCTTTTTCTTCACATGCAGACAACCAGCATGGGAAGCAGACAGTGGCGTCATAGATATGTACCAAAGGCATAGCTGCTGCGATGCCAGCCGGTGCCATTATGCCCAAGGAAGGGAGCAGGCAGAAGAAGAGGGGTAAGTCAGCAAAACCACATCAAATAGCAGGTGCCTCTAGTCTCAGTCTTGCCAGATCCCTATGTTAGGTTGTGCAAGGAAAGCTCATCTGCGCAGCCACACAAGAGTGCAGAAAGACAATGACAAGTGGGGGAAGCCACCTAAGACCTTGGCACAGCTTCTCAAAGGAAGCCCATCACAGGAGCCATCAGGCCATCAAATACCCATCTCCAGCTGCCTGGAATAGTACAGAGGCACAAAGCCAGGCAGGGACCTCAATTAAGGACCCAGATGAAGTGATAGCCAATCCAGGCCTGTTCCCTGGGAGTCCCAGAGAAGCTGTCAGTCCCGTTGTTCACCTGTGATATCTATCCAGATGAGTgaacattatatatattagTGAGAGTGgtatgtgtgtgtctgtccCGTGATCTGTGTGGCCAGAAtagtatatgtgtatatatgtaatGTATACACATGTGTCCCTACTGGGAATCCATCTTCAGCCTTTCCACTGGTTGGAcctggggcacggggctgctcaGTCTCATCTTTCCTGGGCTATCAGCTCTAgtgcaatgtatttttctccatCACTCTTTTTGCAAAGAGTCTTACAAAGAGGTGGACAGGGAGGCTTTCCAGGGGCTGAAAAACAGGGAAAGGGACAGCCCTTTCTTAAGGCCTTGCTGAGCTATCAGGGCACATGGCACGCCCCTGCTACCACTAGCCAAGTGGTCCTTCAGGCTGTGGAGACTTTGCCCTGGCTCTGGAGCTCACCCAGGGCTTGAAAACTGGGACTTGTGGTTGGCTTGGGGGCCAGCTCAGGGAGCTCTGCTGGGCAGTCCCTCACCCACGTCCCTTTGCAGTGCATGGCTGCCTCCCT comes from Anser cygnoides isolate HZ-2024a breed goose chromosome 1, Taihu_goose_T2T_genome, whole genome shotgun sequence and encodes:
- the LOC106040355 gene encoding PHD finger protein 7-like, with protein sequence MDPDIYGQKSENRGLCTYENCLYLASGLSSNQARSSEAYNILPEDIQRVVKQATRKMCYVCGERGATITGQQKSCKHSFHYPCGYENGCISQFFGQYRSFCQEHNPAQTVEVQQGGETLCVICLECVGDKLSYHTTVCPNCRQAWFHRGCIQVRGPSSAPEAWQVPDKGAALTLLVCSSSAAIGFPRWAALFPSSLGIQVPTRQPAWEADSGVIDMYQRHSCCDASRCHYAQGREQAEEEGPWYLLLCSSCAAAGTHRRCSALKDSTVTWECDSCAGLGTASSMQSEPACPSSTILPTSSHSSPSPETCGQSGRPGPSKDPAAHR